The DNA sequence GAACGACCCTTTCACGACGTGCGGGCGGTGGAGCGGCAGGGACGCGAGCGCTCGCTGATCCTCACGTCAGGAGCAGCTTGGCGATGCGGCGGGTCGACGCCCAGAGGCCCACTCCTCCCAGGATCAGCAGGTACGCCAGGTTGACCAGCATCGACCCCGACAGCAGGCCCGTCGCCAAGCCGCGCATCAGCTCGATCGCGTGGTAGAGCGGGAGGCAGCGGACCACCCACTGCAGCGGCTCCGGGTACACCGACAGCGGGAAGAACGTCGTCGCGAACAGGAACATCGGGGTCAGGCCCAGCTGGATGTAGTCGAACTGGGAGGTCGAGCGCAGGAACGTCACCAGTGCCATGCCGATCGCCGAGAAGGCCAGGCCGACCAGGAGCGCCGCCGGGACCATCAGGAGGGCCCACCACGACGCCAGCAGGCCCATCGCCGCCGCGATGGCCAGGAACGCCACCGCGTACAGGCCGCCGCGGGTGATCGCCCAGCCGATTTCGCCGAGGGCCACGTCGAGGGGGCCGATCGGGGTGGCGAGCATCGCGTCGTACAGCTTCGCGTAGCGCAGCTTGAAGAACAGGTTGTACGTCGATTCGAAGACCGCGCCGTTCATCGCCGAGGTCGCCAGCAGGGCCGGGGCCACGAACGCGACGTAGCTCATCGGGTGCCCGTCCGGGCCGGGCACCTCGGTGACCAGCCGGCCGAAGCCGAGCTGGAACGCCAGCAGGTACAGGAACGGCTCGGCGGCGCCGGACAGGAAGATCAGCCAGTTGCCGCGGTACACCATGACCGAGCGCTCGACGAGCATGCGCGCGCGGCCGGCGTACAGCCCGGGTGGCAGCACCCGCAGCAGCAGTCCCGCGCGCCGCGGTGGGGCCTGGACGCTCACCATCAGACCACCAGCCTCCGGTAGAAGGCCCGGTGCGCGAACGCCCACCCGGCCGCGAACAACGCCGCCAGCACCGCGAAGTGGCCGAGCATCGCCCAGCCGCCGACCCCGCCG is a window from the Amycolatopsis sp. cg9 genome containing:
- a CDS encoding ABC transporter permease, whose translation is MVSVQAPPRRAGLLLRVLPPGLYAGRARMLVERSVMVYRGNWLIFLSGAAEPFLYLLAFQLGFGRLVTEVPGPDGHPMSYVAFVAPALLATSAMNGAVFESTYNLFFKLRYAKLYDAMLATPIGPLDVALGEIGWAITRGGLYAVAFLAIAAAMGLLASWWALLMVPAALLVGLAFSAIGMALVTFLRSTSQFDYIQLGLTPMFLFATTFFPLSVYPEPLQWVVRCLPLYHAIELMRGLATGLLSGSMLVNLAYLLILGGVGLWASTRRIAKLLLT